The sequence GTTATCAGACTTGAGGGCGGAGCTGGCAAAATCTCAGAGGAACACAAGCTTAACCTTGCTAACAACTATCTTGCTGGAGTACTTCTATCAAGAAAGAGCTTGGAAACGTAGGAACACAACTGTATTCAGCATTTTATGGCTGTTCTTGTGTAACAATGTAACTAAAATCACAAATAAAGCCACAGCATTTTCAAGCTGCACCTTGctaggcagcacagggcacGCACATCATCTTGTTTCCCATGTGCGCAATTAAAATTTGGTAAAAATCTTGCCATTAACCTTTCCTGGCAGCAGCCTCTTTCCTCAGTTTCCGAAGCTTTTCCAATGCGCGCAGGATGTCCACCATCCTCTTCGTGTCTGCTTGTTTCTTCCGTACTTCAGATAAGACGCTGTCTGCAGCAGCCTTAAGTTCTCGTTCCtatgaaggaaagaagaaaaccaggcaCAACGTGTGAAATATCCCACGCAGACAAGAACGAAACAGTACTTTCAAAAAGATTAGCTAAGCACTGGAGATCAGGATAACTTCCTAGTAACGCAGCCATGGCAAGTTAAGTCAACCATCCAACCttgcatttttatgaaaaagctAAAACACGACagacttcagggaaaaaaaaaaaaaaaagaatgctgagCAACTCATAAATTTGGGCCAAATGGTTGATGAATTCATAAAGCCCGGTAACCTTTAGCCACAGAAAGTTAGGAAAAACATTAACAATACATGTAAACCATCCTGATTCTACAGCTCGGCAATTAAAGACCATCAACGTGCCGCAGTCTGAACACAAAACCTTTCCCAACAGCTGCTCTGTACCATCCCAGCGGCAGAGCTGGCACCAGCAGAAGGGTAGCTCTTCAGCCAACACAAAGGTGCCTACAGCACTTCCCAGCAAGCCTGATTTGAGGcgttactttttctttttcctttagagCCATTTTGCTTCCTGGTGAGACTGAAAAGCTTGCGAACAACAAGCTTGACAAGGATGAAGCCAGAAGGCAAGGCTTATGGTCAGCGAAATGGCGCTGACCACCGCAGGGTAGCTGACAGCTTGGCACCAGAGAGGAAGACCTCCCCACGCAACTGAGAGTTCGGAAAGCGCTTAAACCCCAGCTGTCAAGGCCTGGGACGGGAGCGTGGCAGAGCTGAGATGCCCACCGAGACCTTTAGGGAAGAAGCGGGGCCGGAGGCGTCGGGAACAGCGCGTCCCCGAGCAAGCCGAACCCGTGCAGCACCTGCCGAACCGCCGGGCCCACGGCCGGGAGCCGGGCAGGCGCTGCCCACCATCAGCCCGTCACCAGCACGCCTGCCCCGGCTCCGCCACGCCGCCCTGAGACCGCGCAGGAGCCCCGGGAGGCCCCGCTGCAGCCGGGGGAGTTGGGACCAGGCCGCCCGGGCCGTACCCGGTTcttctcctccacctcctgGATGCACTTGGCCCGCCACTGGTCGATCTTGGCCTCCCGCTCGGCCGCCCaggccgcctcctcctcctcggctgCCTGGGCTTCTTGCTTCCTCCGCTGCAGgcgcagcctcctcttcctcgcccTCTCGGCCTTCCTCCCCAGCGCCCGCCGGTAGCCGGGCTCCCTCAGGGGCCGCACGACCTCCCGCagctcccgccgcgccgcctccgcctcctcccGCGCCCGGGCCCAGCCCGCCTCGTCCCCCTcggcctcccgccgccgcagcgcccGGCAGAGCGCGGCCAGccgccccaccagccccagcgccgcCACCGCCAGCTCCCGGCCGCCGCTGGGGCtggaggcgggcggcggcggcggcgggaggggagcggcggcccGGCGCCGGGCCAGGAACTGCGCCAGCCACGCTTCGTCCTGCAGCcgctgcgccgccgccgcctcctcctccgccAGCGGCCGCGGCGGGAACGGAGGAGCCGCCGGGAAGTAGGGGCCGGCGCCCGGCGGGAAGCGCGGCCCCGCGTCGCCCtcgggcccgggcggcggcagcggcggcagcaggaAGGGCGGCggagcagccgccgccgccgcgaagggccccgggcgggcggcggggccggggaagggcgcggcgggcggcgggaagggccccgccggcggcgggaagggccggAACGGCGGCGGGAAGCGGCCGGGGAAGGCAGGCGGCTGCGCCATgctgctgccccggccccgccggccccgcctcagccgcggcccggccccgcctccCGCGACGGGAGCCGGGAGAGGAGGCAGCCGGCCCGGGCCGCCGCAGCgcgctgctggggcagggacccaCAAAATAACGCTAAAATACAGCCATCAGCAGCCCCAACCACCCAGCGCATTGCAGGCGTCTCAGGGATGACAACTGGCGGCTGCTCGAAGAGTCGCTTTGTTTTATTCAAACGCCAGAGGTGAAGTACAAACTGTAGTTACACAGcggttttgtttccttaaaaacagCTCTTGGTTACATTAATTCCAAACAACTTGCAAAAACTAAGTTGTTCAACAGGTTCGCctaaaatgttgggtttttttttcaatccgtttaaaaaaaaggagttgaATTCAAGGATTCGGAAGTAAAAGCGGTTATAGTTTTTTTCACTCTACAAAAAGGAAAGCGAGGATGCAGTTACAGATAGTTCACCACAGATTCCCGTTTTGAGGGGACTAGGCTTCTCCCAGAAACATCCTCGACTCCAAACGCAGCTTTTTCTGACCCATTAGTGGGTCATTTAACctgaaaaaacctgaaatccTAAGGGAAGTATCTGTTGCATCTGGCTACAAGCACATGTCACACTGCTTCTAGGTAAGAACACAAGTATTACATACAATTTACATGACaaaaattaacaacaaaaataggGTCAACACACCTGCGGTATCCTTTCCTGTCCTAAAACATCCACTAGACTGAAAAGAACGATGaaagtttcatttaaatagcttgaattaaaattttagaaaaagggGTCAGTAAAACTTAAGTCCACATATCACCAAAGGATGAAACAGTTGTAAGCAACAATTTTAATTcctgaaagaaatcaaaaccatACAGGTCCTTTAGTGTTTTTACAAAGACTTTCCTAAAGGATTGAATTCATTTTGGAGTAGAACAGAAGAGGGAGGattgctttgctctgctgcaagactaaaaaaaagaatcaaagacAAAACCACAAGATGCAATACTAGCGTTTGAGCGTGTAACTTAAAAAGCACTGTGTGATGTCAACAATCACTACCGATTACATCAAAAATATtatacatttacttttttcatCTCTTAACATTATAAGATGGGTTGGGCAAATACCTGGCACCAAAAAATTGATGCATCATAGTTCCAATACGTTAAACAAAGTGTACTATATTAgaacattaatatttaaaaatttacgTTGACTTCTCGTCCAAATTCAGATGGCTTACCGCTTCCTAGAAATCTTGTTTACCCTTCTGGAAAAATGAGCAAATGACTGACTTCACCTTCTttcacagtattcaaggtgacCGACACATATCCTAGTGGTGAGGTGAAGGAAAGGGTATTATTTGATATTGCATTGAAGTTACTGTAACAAACTAGTGTCACATTTTAGCAAAATCCCCCAGCAGTGTCATAAAGCGTGTCCCAGTTTTTCCAAAATCCTGTTGCAAGGGCTTCCTCCCCCACCAATGTAACAAGTCACTCCAGCACCCGCCAGGCGTCAAACACCGGCACAAATCTAACACTGACCTGAACGTAACCCCCGTGAGCCGTATGAGGAGCTAAGAGTTTATTCACCCTCTACTAATTATTAATCTTGATTTCCCATTTGTAGAGTAACATTATTGTAAAATCTAACTATCTGCAGCACCTGCACTGCTGGTTTAATTTCTAGAAAGAGCAATCCAGGTGCTGCTGTATTTGCTATACATTTTAATTGAACAAGTCTAATATACAATTCATATGTGAACATTATGCCATCCAAGTCCACACAGTGTCCATCAAATAAATCAATGCGATGTTGCAATAAAATACACGATCTGATTTATCTAATAAAGGTCCTCATCGCGTATCGTATCCGAGATAGATCCGATGCCTTTAGTATCAGCCTGAAGCCAGAGGCAATCGTTAAGAAATAACCAAGTGCGCTTTACGCGTGCGAGCTTTCTGACAGTATTTAATGATTTGCAGCATCTGCTTGTCGAGGCCAGCCTTCTTCCTCAACGCCAGAGTCATATTCTTCTTCGGATGAATCTTTAGTGGGAGCCCTATAATTAAAACGAACTGATCAGATACTTtagaaatggaggaaaagaacGGAGACAGTTCCATAGCTTCTGGTAAACATGCCACCTGCAAAGTGCCCCAGTGACAAATGTTCCGAGACAAGCATCCATCTGCTAAACCACCTTCTGATCTGAAAACAGTGCTGTGCAGGTTTACACTACTACCAGTATGTGGTCCCGTTACTGAATTCAACAGCCTTTTGATTTTCAGTAAAGTCGTTTGATTTAATTAGtaacttttaaattttcagcAAGCGTtacctgatctagtggaaggtgtccctgcccatggcaggggggttggaactagatgatctttacggtcccttccaacccaaaccattccatgattttATGGGTGCTGGTACTCTACAAAAATCACTTAAAGCGACCATCACCTTCAGAGTAATGCTCTCCACTCCAATCATTCCCTTGGAGACACTAGGTGTGCTGAGCCAAGCTTCAGGCACAGACACGGATGAATACAAAGCATGTACTCAAAAGAAAGTTGTCAAGAGTTGAAAACCAAGCCAGAGTTCCTAAATTTCAGGCCTGTGTTTTTGACCTGACCCATCCCCTCTCAACTCCATCCTTTGTTCACtaaaattaagacttttttttttcagatccaGATTTGTCCAGTGCTTTCACGGTTCTACCACATCATTACCACAATACAATCTTTACAACATCAAATTGATTATTTTAACAAGAGTTCAGCAAATCAATAGATGTGCCTTTGCGGCTCTCCACTGCTGCAAGAGCAATggagaagaaaactgcagcagcctggagcttgcataaaaaaaacccaaatgaccTCAGTGGTAGGAagtaggaggaggaggaaggaaaaacttctgtttcagaaatttcAGTACAGGTCACAGTTaaacttctcatttttactGTTAACTTATGATGATTATAATTTACTTCTATTTCTACAggtatacatacacacacacaaagggcTTAAAGTAACTTCATAtatgagtttatttttaaatttctactTAAAAACTAAAGCAGTACAAACCCAAAGTCTCTAGGACAGAATAGGCGCTAATTCAGCTGTGTACAGAGAAACCTTTTCAGGTTGTGTGCATGGTTTTGTATTTATACGCTTGCTCCTACAGCAAACATCAGAATACCCGTCTAGCTGTATTACTCGTCTGTTCTGACACTTCTGTTACGGTTTTACCTAATGTATCCTGGCTCTTTTTTGCCTTCTACAACATCTTTGTCAACTTCCACGCATACAATGTCAGAATTGGGCACTTCAAACATGGGCTCCAGCAACAGCTTTTCCTACAAGAAAacagagggggggaaaaaaaaatatttccttatgtCCTCTTCTACATAACAATACGGTTAGCAAGTGATTTTCAGAGCTAGAGTTTTCTTGGAAAAACTCTGAACACCCAGTTTTAGAAAGAGCCTTATTGTATCCATGTAAGACCCAGAACTAAGTGGGGTTCTGACTGAAAATTGTCACAATTAGGTCCATACACACAAACGTAGGCAGCTTCGTTTACTCAATCTGAGACTTAACGTACTCACCATTATAGATCGAAGACCTCTTGCACCAGTTTTTCTGTCCAGGGCCAGTCTGGCTATAGCCTTCAATGCATCTTCAGTTACATTTAATTCACACTACATAGAGAAAAATGGGAAGTTTAATTATTGCATTTATAACTCAGCAGTGTGTTGAGTGCGACAGTGCAAGTActaccaaaaccaacaaaacagtAGCGGTTTACTCGTTAGACCAGAACATTTAATGTTTAAGCCCAAAGCTTCAGCTACACTTCATTTTTGACTAACGTTACCAGTATTGACTATGTCCCCTTACCTACAACTACTGTAAGCACCTCTACAATACACGAAGTGGCTCTTGATGCCTATTAGGCAAGGTCAGGGATGTTCACTTGAATGTTAACATGAAGAACAGCTCAACTACTTCCAGATTACTTGCCCCACAAGGAGAGTTAACCAATCTAAACCAGTCAGGTTTTAACGAGATAGCTTACTTTTTTCCAGAGTGGGAAGGTGGACATGTGGggggaagaaattatttcaactgATATTTCAGATCGCTTTAACACTGTATTTATAAACAAGAAGAGTCgtcaaataaaaattcaaacctTATCCATGCTGAAAAGTGCCTGGTATTGAGGAACCACGGCGTTTCGTGGCTCAGTAAGAATCCGTACAAGAGTTTTCTCATCCAGGCTGTGCAGAGGAACCACGACGGGCAAACGTCCCACAAACTCAGGAATCATGCCAAACTCAATGAGATCTCTGGCTTCCACATGACGCAGCAAACGATCTTTTTCTTCAATATCTTCATGTGGATCAGACTCTCCACTTATATTAGCGAGatcagctgctgctgcggcccttctgccttttcccATATTAGATGGTGTCCCAAATCCtagatactgaaagaaaaacccaccacGTTATGCTTACAGAACTATCATAGTTAAGTTTTCTTTATGCCACTAAATCACATTCcatgtgcattaaaaaaatctggagtGACTGATTACACTATTACATATTAATTCAAGCTCAAGATGTTACTTATAGTAAAATTAGACTCCTTGCACACAATCAGTTTCTTATAACACTTGATTCCATCAGTAAAATATCAATACATCAGCCTAAGAGCAAGTTtttcttacaataaaaaaaggttAGCAACATGTCCTGTTAAGTTTACAAATACCAGTGACACTAAAAAGTACTCTTCAGAAGTGAAGCAAATGCATGCAAGTATGCTTACATGAAAAGCTACATGAATTACCATAAACAGTAATTTGGATTTGAGTCACTCCTCTGTTGTTAGAAACAGGGTGCACATTTTGTCAGAAAGCTGCAGCCCGAAGAACTCTGTCCTCAGACATTAATATGCTAAATAGCGAACTGCACGGCTAGGTATTTTAACATGATAGGTTTTAGCACTATTTGCTCAAACTGAGTATCAACAGTAAAAGCTTTTTACGACTGATATCCAAAGGTTTTCTCAGTTTCATACTTGGTACACTCCAACTGAAAGAAATCCTATTATAATTCCTAGAACTGTTTCACACATTCCGTTTTTAAGAAACACAGGACATGACAATAAtgtaaaaagttaattttcttcatagtggGGCTATGTTtagctgaccccaactgaccaaagggatatcccataccatatgatgtcatgctcataCGATAAGCCCATCAGCAGATTTAAAAGGAGACTCTTTTCTACACGACTGCAGTCGCTCAGAAGAGAAGCGGGACACGTCAGTGGAAACAGAGAGGGAACAGTCTGAAAATGTTACATCCACATAGAttataaacagaaaagtaaaacttgACCTTAACCTCTCCCTTCATTCTTACTGCCAAGTATTATGCATGTTTTAAGAAAGCCATCAGGACTGTCATACAgccctgaaaaagaaaaaaatctttacgTGTTCTTACTCAATCATCGCCGAACAGAGAGGTACTGCAGCCCATGGCCTGGTCTTAAGCCTAGTTTGTTCCTGTAATTTCACTCCCAGACAGAAGGCAAAGgtagtgtgctggttttggctgggatagagttaatttttgtCATAGTAGCTAggatggggctatgttttggagttgcactgaaaacagtgttggtaattcagggatgttttcattactgctgagcagcacttACAGaaagtcaaggccttttctgcttctgaccccatcccaccccagcagggagcaggctggggggcacaaggagctgggaaggggacacagccaagacagctgaccccagctgaccaagggatgttccataccatatggcatcatgctcagcatacagagctgggggaagaaggaggaaggggggagatGTTGGGAACaatggcgtttgtcttcccaagtaaccgttacgaGTGACAgaaccctgctttcctggagatggctgagcacctgcctgccgatgggaaggagcgaattaattccttgttttgctttgcttgtgtgcacggcttttgctttccctgttaaactgtctttgtctcaacccacaagttttctcacttttactcttccgattctctcccccatcccaccgggggggagtgagcgagcagctgcatggggcttagttgccagctggggttaaaccacgacagtcctttcTGGTGCCCAATGTGGGGCTCAAAGGGTTCAAGATAACAACAGGTTTGACCGGAATGTGCCAGATCGAATTTATAGCTGTTGTTGCTGTTTAGCTGTTAATTGGCAGGCTCCTCCGCTTGCCACagggcttgcttgccttactaTATATTAGAGTCCAGTGCTcattagtggctgctttttgctttcgcTGCTTGCTGTTCTGCTGTCCCGCTTATCATCTTactgtgctgtgcctgggaacattttgataacagcagtGGCCAtgcgcctgggctggcagatggccagggcatcgcTGCTGTTTCCGTGCTGCTGTaccagacaggctggaactccagcGTGAACTCGAGCCGAAGGGACTGCgacctgtggatgagtccacgcgggagcaggacaccccaaagtatctgtggccatggataagTCCACACCTGAGCAGTCCATCTCGAAGCATCTGTGGCCATGGTTCTGTCTGTGCCATAGCAGGTACacctctgaagggattgtggcccaaggGAAGTCCACGCTGGAGAAGGTACGCCTCggagcatctgtggctgtgggtaagtccatgctgcagcaggaacaCCTTGAAGCACCAGTGGCTGTGCACGAGGTGAcgctggagcacctcaaagcgtggggccatggataagcccatgCCAGAGCGGGTATGcccctggagggactgcagccatgggtaaggcCGTGTTGGAGCCGGTTCACTCCTGCAGGGACTGGGGCTGTGGGtaaggccacgctggagcaggtctATCTCTGAAGGCGTTGTGGCCCACGGAgaaggccacgctggagcaggtgccCCTCAAAGCGACCGTGGCTGTGGCTCAGTCTGTGCCGCAGCAGACATACCCCTGGAGAGCCTGTGGCTCACAGATAAGGCTCCACctggagcaggtacacccctaagggactgcagtctgtggataagCCCAAGCTGGAGCAAGGGGAGGAGCTTACTGCAATGTTAAATCCCATAACCTGGCCCAAAGGGACCGGGGTGGAGACCGTAATGGAAatcctttaaattgttgtaacccggggtttgagttgcatgttacaggaattactatagcaggaaccacctgaaccaatggaGGACAAGCCTCACAAGAAGCAGTGCCAGTGCAGCAGTGAGCCAACCTGGGCTGGCTTTGGTACCAAATAATTCCAcacaacacaccacctctcctgtcctgagtgacccCTGTAAGAGATGGAACCAAAGCTgtggactaaatgaactcaatggacattcTGTGGACATTTTATGGATATTTTACAGGGGTGGTCCATAGCCTAAGGGAATGATACCTGTGTATGGTATCAAACCATGGGAAGGGGAGTGGTGGTTAATGAGGACTTATTGCATagtgtgggacctgagcatgacctaaatggtatggaataaggggtggagaatgtgctgggctgggctgggatagagttaattttcatcatAGCAGCTAggatggggctatgttttggagtTGTGCTGAAAAGAGTGTTGCTAATAGAGAgatattttcattattgctgaccagtgcttacacagggtcaaggcgtttgctgctgctcaccccaGCCCACCAGCGTGCAGGCTGGGgagcacaaggagctgggaggggacacggctgggacaaCTGACCCAGGGATGTTCCATACcgtatggcgtcatgctcagcatatagaagtgggggaagaagaaggaagggggagcaTGTTTGGGGGGATAgcctttgtcttcccaagtaaccgttacgcgtgacagagccctgctttcccggagatggctgaacacctgcctgccgatgggaaggaatgaatgaattccttgttttgctttgcttgtgtgcacggcttttgcttttcctattaaactgcctctgtctcaacccatgagttttctcacttttatccttccaattctcttccccttcccactgggaagcagtgagcgagcagctgcgtggggctgagctgccagctagggttaaatcacaacaacCACTTAGGTATGGACAGCAAGTCCTCTACCAACACCCTTCAACCTTCCCCCgccctgtttttttcctatttgcatATGCTAAAGCTTTCTCTGTGGAAGCAGAGACCACTGCAAGCTACTTAAGCCTACTAACAACAGGCTTGTTCTTTGCTATCTTTCCTAGGCTTGACCTCAGGTTCCCAGATAACAGATGTAAAACCACTGCTCTACAAACAATCTTAGTGGGTTTACAAATATAGCAACACCTTTAGGAGTCAGTACTGTGAACAGTAATTAAGATAACAATTTTTCAGTTCAAATACAACCTGATGCacttactttttcatttttcctcctgctgatAATTCTGTCAAGACCATTAAAAGCACCAGAAGCTACAAAGAGGATGTTCGTTGTATCAACCTGCACTGTTTCTCCACGTAGTTTACGAGAATTCTTTTCTGGAACGTTTACTATTGTGCCTTCTAGTAATTTTAACAAGCCCtaagaaggagagaagaaataaacGATATAAAATTCCA is a genomic window of Pelecanus crispus isolate bPelCri1 chromosome 7, bPelCri1.pri, whole genome shotgun sequence containing:
- the PDCD7 gene encoding programmed cell death protein 7, whose product is MAQPPAFPGRFPPPFRPFPPPAGPFPPPAAPFPGPAARPGPFAAAAAAPPPFLLPPLPPPGPEGDAGPRFPPGAGPYFPAAPPFPPRPLAEEEAAAAQRLQDEAWLAQFLARRRAAAPLPPPPPPASSPSGGRELAVAALGLVGRLAALCRALRRREAEGDEAGWARAREEAEAARRELREVVRPLREPGYRRALGRKAERARKRRLRLQRRKQEAQAAEEEEAAWAAEREAKIDQWRAKCIQEVEEKNRERELKAAADSVLSEVRKKQADTKRMVDILRALEKLRKLRKEAAARKGVCPPPSADEAFENQVESLKTLLKNRTELYEAEERALRVMLEGEQEEERKREMEKKQKKEREKLLQQKLEIDSKLFGDPDEFPLAHLLQPFREYYLQAEHSVAALIQIRHEWDQYLVPADHPEGSCIPPGWVLPTLPTNDTWATAVR